Proteins encoded by one window of uncultured Sunxiuqinia sp.:
- a CDS encoding glycosyl hydrolase family 28 protein, whose amino-acid sequence MTYLMMLALILQLASCSTHEKKIAEQFPDGTEIPAWFSDTTKIDVKALGTQFVITDYGAIGDGETINTQAIQKTIDEAARSGGGVVVIPEGRFLTGAIFFKPNTHLHVSESAILFGSDDISNFPKKPSRMEGQSIDYFPAVVNAYNVDGFTITGKGTIDGNGLNYWKAFWQRRAENPDCTNLEVSRPRLVFIQHSNDVQLQDVKLHNSGFWTTHLYKCNRVKALDLHIYSPAKPIKAPSTDAIDIDACTDVLVNGCYMEVNDDAVALKGGKGPTADEDPDNGPNKNIIIQNCEFGFCHSAVTCGSESIHNRNIIVRDCTVDGPSRVLWLKNRPDTPQLYEYILVENVTGRAQRLIYAKPWTQFFDLKGHKTQPLSQANHITFRNIDLTCKIFADISVTEYDLLKNFTFDHVTITAENGELNKDLFDGLAINQLEVNGQLID is encoded by the coding sequence ATGACCTATTTAATGATGCTGGCACTTATACTTCAGCTGGCGTCTTGTTCTACTCACGAAAAGAAAATTGCAGAACAATTTCCTGATGGAACTGAAATTCCTGCTTGGTTTAGCGATACAACCAAGATCGATGTAAAAGCTTTAGGAACCCAATTTGTTATAACTGATTATGGAGCTATTGGCGATGGCGAAACCATAAATACCCAAGCCATCCAAAAAACGATAGACGAAGCTGCCAGAAGTGGCGGAGGTGTGGTTGTAATTCCTGAAGGTCGTTTTTTAACCGGGGCAATTTTTTTCAAACCAAATACACACTTACATGTAAGCGAAAGCGCTATTTTGTTTGGCTCAGATGATATCTCAAATTTCCCTAAAAAGCCTTCGCGCATGGAGGGGCAGAGCATTGATTATTTTCCGGCAGTGGTGAATGCCTATAACGTTGATGGATTTACAATTACAGGTAAAGGCACAATCGATGGCAATGGCCTCAACTATTGGAAGGCTTTTTGGCAACGACGTGCTGAAAACCCTGACTGTACGAACTTGGAAGTCTCGCGACCTCGTTTGGTATTCATTCAACATAGTAACGATGTGCAATTGCAAGACGTCAAACTTCACAACTCAGGATTTTGGACTACTCACTTGTATAAATGCAATCGGGTAAAGGCGCTCGATCTTCATATTTATTCGCCCGCAAAACCAATTAAAGCACCAAGTACCGATGCCATCGATATTGATGCGTGCACAGATGTTCTTGTAAATGGCTGTTACATGGAAGTGAATGATGATGCCGTTGCTTTAAAAGGCGGCAAAGGGCCAACTGCTGACGAAGATCCGGATAACGGACCCAATAAAAATATTATCATCCAGAACTGTGAGTTTGGCTTTTGCCATTCTGCAGTAACTTGTGGTAGTGAATCTATTCACAACCGAAATATTATAGTTCGCGATTGTACTGTTGATGGACCTTCGCGTGTGTTGTGGTTGAAAAACCGCCCCGACACCCCGCAGCTATACGAATATATTCTGGTTGAAAACGTTACTGGAAGAGCGCAACGACTGATTTATGCCAAGCCCTGGACTCAATTTTTTGATTTGAAAGGACATAAAACGCAACCATTGTCGCAAGCCAATCACATTACATTTCGGAATATTGATTTGACCTGCAAAATATTTGCAGACATTAGTGTTACGGAATACGATTTGCTCAAAAACTTCACTTTTGATCACGTTACAATTACAGCAGAAAACGGTGAGTTAAACAAAGATTTATTTGATGGTTTAGCTATTAACCAGCTCGAAGTTAACGGCCAATTGATAGACTGA